A region of the Cloacibacillus sp. genome:
GGGCACCCTGGCGATCATGGTCGGCGGCAAAAGCGAGGTCTTCGAGCGTGTTAAAGATATCCTCTCCAAAATGGGGGCCAGCGTCTCGCTTGTCGGTGAACTTGGCGCAGGTCAGATCACAAAGCTCGTTAACCAGATGATCGTTGGTATAAATATCGCCGCCGTCGCCGAGGGTATGAGCCTCGCCAAGAGATGCGGCGTCGAGCCTCGCCGGGTCTTTGAGGCGATCCGCAAGGGACTCGCCGGGAGCCAGTGCCTGGAGGATAAGGCTCCGAGAATGTTCGAGGGGCGCTACGACCCCGGCTTCCGCATCGCCCTGCACATCAAGGATTACTGGAACGTGCTGGAGACAAGCCGCTCCATCGGCAGCTCCGCCCCCCTCTCGGCGCAGGTTGCCGAGATGATGATCGCGCTTGCGGGGGAGGGAAACGATACCCTCGACCACGGCGCGCTTGGCCTCTACTATGAAAAGCTCAACGGCGTGAGCCTCAGGGAGCGGTAATAGAAAACAGGCGCCTGCCGCGGCAGCGCATATGAGATACCCGCGGGGGCGCGTCTCTTCAAAAAGGGACGCGCTCCCGCAGTTTTCCTTAAAAATCAGACAGCCGGTTACAAACAGAGATCGCGTGAAAAATGGAAAAGATAGCTGTAATAAAAAATGGCATCCCGTACCCTGCGGTACAGAATGCCATACTATCGGCTGGCTCCTCGACGAGGACTCGAACCTCGAACCTAGTGGTTAACAGCCACCCGCGCTGCCGATTGCGCCATCGAGGAATATCAGGTCGAAAACTCGACAGAGGATATTATAGCACGCCCCTGATTTTTGGCAACCCCCTAAAAACCCGTATAGGGGGCGAATTACGTGATGTTACGCGAAAGAGTGTCCGGCGCGCGGCGAATAAAAATGGCGGCGGTCGGGTCTCTCATCCCTGCCGCCGCCGCTGCCTTACATTGTTTTGACGCCTGTCCGGTGGATTTATTTATTTGCCGTCTTAGCGGGAGCATCGGTTTCTTTCTGCCAGCTGAACGGCTCGAAAGAGTCCGAGCCTTCGGCCGTCTTCCAGCTCTCTTTGCGTGAGTGGTAGATTAGAAGGGGCACGCCGACCGCGAGAATGTTGCCGACGACGAGCAGACCGATCCATTCCGTCGGGCTGCCGACCGGAATCTGTCCGGGCGGTATGAAGCCGACGAGGAAGGCCGCGAAGGCGCTGACAAGCCCTACGCCGCCGACGAGCCACATGCCGATCTCACCGCCGGGCACCTTGAAGGGGCGGGGGGTGTTCGGCTCTTTTATGCGCAGCTTAATGAAGGCCGCGAACATCAGCATGTACATGATAAGGTACATCGTGACGGTAAGGGCCGAGAGTATCTGATAGGCCGCCTGTACCGAGGGGAGCAGCACGAATATGACGGATAGTATGGTGACGATCGCCGACTGGAAATAGAGAATATTCACCTGTACTCCGTGCTTGTTGGTCCTCTGGAGGATGGGCGGCAGATATCCCGCTTTACCGACGGCGAGGATACCTTTGCTTGGCCCCGCGATCCAGGTGTTGACTCCCGCGAAGACTCCGAGGGCGAGGCAGATCGAGACGACCGGTGAAAGCCACTCGAGACCGAAGGCCTGGAAGAGGTTACGGTAGGCGACAAGCAGGCTCTGTGTAAGGTTGATATCCTTCTGCGGGATTACGAAGCCGATCGCCAGCGTTCCAAAGACGAATATGGCTACCGTGATGCCCGCGGAGATGAGTATCGCGAGCGGGTAGTTCTTCTCGGGGTTGTCGACTTCGTTGACATGGACCGCCGAGACCTCCATCCCCGCGTAAAAGAGGAATATGCTCACCGCGAGGGAGAGGTTGCTGAAATTTCCCAAATCTGGGATCAGGTCGCTGGCATGCAGCGGCATGTAGATCGTATGTCCCGTAACGTAGTAGAGTATGCCGAGGATGATGAGTATCGCCGCCGGAATGACGGTGCCGATGAGGGTTCCCCATTTGCTTATCGCTCCCGAGAGGGACATCCCCCTGAAATTCATCAGCGTCGAGCCCCAGTAGAATACGAGGACGATCGCCAGGGTGTACATCTTATTTGCCGCGAGGGCTGAGTCGCTGCTGGGGTCCATTCCGATGTATGCCACGGAGACCGCGGCGAATGTGAGGACGGTCGGGAACCATATTGTATTCTGCATCCACTGGAGGAAAATAGCAACAAAGCCGAACCTGCCGCCAAATGCCTCTCCGACCCACCTGAATACGCCGCCCTTCTGCGGCCACGCGGTCGCCATCTCCGCCGCGGCGAGCGCCACGGGGATCAGGAAAAATACCGCCGCGAATATATAGTAGAATACAGACGAAAGGCCGTATTCCGCCTCTGCCGGTAGGCCGCGCAGACTGACTATCGCGGCCACGTTCATCATCGCCAGCGTAAAGACACCGATCGTTCCGCTCTTTGAGCCGGATGACGGTTTGTTTTCAGTACTCATTATGACCTTCTCCTTTCAAAAATTTTTCGATAAATATTCCGAAAAAGCCGGAGGAACCGGCCTTTTCGGAAAAAGTATTGTGTTTGTCTGCCGTTATTTCTCGTTTATGAGTGTTTGAAGTTTCCGGTCTCAGCTTCCGTGAGGGGCTTTGCGACGGGGTGAGCCTTGAAATATTCAAGCGCCCTATTCATATCCTTGATGAGGAGCGAGGCCATGTCGATGTTGAAGCCCTTCCTGACGAGGATACGCTGAACGACGACATTCTGCGCGTCCGCGGGGAGCGAATAGGCGGGAACCTGCCAGCCCCTTGAGCGGAGCTTGTCTGCGAGGTCGTAGAGCGAGAAGCCGGGCTTCACGTCGTCGCGGAATTTCCATGTGCAGCCGGGAACGCCGCCTTCTCCGTCATAGACCATCTCAAAGATGCCGAACTTCATGATCTCGTTCGCGAGATACTGGCCGGTCTCGGCGCATTCCTGCTGAATCTTTGTGTAGCCCTCTTTGCCGAGGCGGATGAAGTTGTAATACTGGCTGACGATCTGTCCCGCGGGGCGTGAGAAGTTGAGGGCGAAGGTCGGCATATTGCCGCCAAGGTAGTTGACATAGAAGATGAGCTCTTCGGGAAGGTCGGATACCTCTCTCCACATTACCCAGCCCACACCGAGGGGCGACAGGCCAAATTTGTGTCCGGAGGCGTTGATCGATTTTACACGCTCGATACGGAAGTCCCAGACGAGATCGCGGTGGATGAAGGGGGCGATGAAGCCGCCGCTCGCGCCATCGACGTGGATGGGGATGTCAAGTCCGGTCTCCTGCTGGAGCTTGTCGAGCGCCGCCGCTATCTGCTTGACCGGTTCGTACTGGAGCGTGAAGGTCAGCCCGAGCGTGGGGACGACGCAGATGGTGTTCTCGTCGACATACTTGACGACCTCTTCCGGCGTCATACAGTATTTGCCGGGCTTCATCGGGAT
Encoded here:
- the garR gene encoding 2-hydroxy-3-oxopropionate reductase — its product is MSKIGFIGLGIMGVPMAKNLIAAGYSLVVYDIAEASVEKLVAAGAERGCSPADVAAKAGEVIITMLPNSPQVSEVVLGDNGIIHGCRGGQVVVDMSSIAPLVSRSLGGALAERGVEMLDAPVSGGQEKAEKGTLAIMVGGKSEVFERVKDILSKMGASVSLVGELGAGQITKLVNQMIVGINIAAVAEGMSLAKRCGVEPRRVFEAIRKGLAGSQCLEDKAPRMFEGRYDPGFRIALHIKDYWNVLETSRSIGSSAPLSAQVAEMMIALAGEGNDTLDHGALGLYYEKLNGVSLRER
- the gadC gene encoding putative glutamine/gamma-aminobutyrate antiporter GadC; protein product: MSTENKPSSGSKSGTIGVFTLAMMNVAAIVSLRGLPAEAEYGLSSVFYYIFAAVFFLIPVALAAAEMATAWPQKGGVFRWVGEAFGGRFGFVAIFLQWMQNTIWFPTVLTFAAVSVAYIGMDPSSDSALAANKMYTLAIVLVFYWGSTLMNFRGMSLSGAISKWGTLIGTVIPAAILIILGILYYVTGHTIYMPLHASDLIPDLGNFSNLSLAVSIFLFYAGMEVSAVHVNEVDNPEKNYPLAILISAGITVAIFVFGTLAIGFVIPQKDINLTQSLLVAYRNLFQAFGLEWLSPVVSICLALGVFAGVNTWIAGPSKGILAVGKAGYLPPILQRTNKHGVQVNILYFQSAIVTILSVIFVLLPSVQAAYQILSALTVTMYLIMYMLMFAAFIKLRIKEPNTPRPFKVPGGEIGMWLVGGVGLVSAFAAFLVGFIPPGQIPVGSPTEWIGLLVVGNILAVGVPLLIYHSRKESWKTAEGSDSFEPFSWQKETDAPAKTANK
- a CDS encoding glutamate decarboxylase — its product is MSLYQKEYEHRAIDPTFGSAAMGSLLPKDAFPEAEMDPQDAYQAIHNELVLDGNASQNLATFCQTWLDGETHKLMDECIDKNMIDKDEYPQTAELEARCVRMLGNLWNSPEEANTIGTSTTGSSEAAMLGGLAALWRWRKKRKAQGKPTDKPNIVTGAVQICWDKFARYWDIEQRQIPMKPGKYCMTPEEVVKYVDENTICVVPTLGLTFTLQYEPVKQIAAALDKLQQETGLDIPIHVDGASGGFIAPFIHRDLVWDFRIERVKSINASGHKFGLSPLGVGWVMWREVSDLPEELIFYVNYLGGNMPTFALNFSRPAGQIVSQYYNFIRLGKEGYTKIQQECAETGQYLANEIMKFGIFEMVYDGEGGVPGCTWKFRDDVKPGFSLYDLADKLRSRGWQVPAYSLPADAQNVVVQRILVRKGFNIDMASLLIKDMNRALEYFKAHPVAKPLTEAETGNFKHS